One genomic segment of Fusobacterium nucleatum includes these proteins:
- a CDS encoding toxin-antitoxin system YwqK family antitoxin yields MKKILFLLLAFCSFVAFAAGELNMDEVNKYVSEKLNRDKEITITYKINKTNNTLEGYSEEGKLIGINSLKDEPGIAQMAGMKTKISEKNGKLNPFSEIYLANGQLVVRNTYKFNRDTNIFATDAVIGYVNGEIPYSADLKAFLDGIDRIQVETFENNKLALYTTYEINHKTQQITVKNGLNAKVTITKAVLSINGLNGTMETYYENGKVNQKVAIKNGLFNGKVEKFSDKSGKLVGTGIMKDGLPDGEFVEYDEAGKVISKAKYKDGKEVK; encoded by the coding sequence ATGAAAAAAATTTTATTTTTACTTTTAGCTTTTTGTAGTTTTGTTGCTTTTGCAGCAGGTGAACTAAATATGGATGAAGTAAATAAGTATGTTAGTGAAAAATTAAATAGAGATAAGGAAATAACAATTACTTATAAAATTAATAAGACTAACAATACTTTAGAAGGTTATAGTGAAGAAGGAAAACTTATAGGAATTAATTCTTTAAAAGATGAACCAGGTATTGCACAAATGGCAGGAATGAAAACTAAGATTTCTGAAAAGAATGGAAAATTAAATCCGTTTTCTGAAATTTATCTTGCTAATGGGCAATTAGTTGTTAGAAATACTTATAAATTTAACAGAGATACAAATATATTTGCAACAGATGCTGTAATAGGATATGTTAATGGAGAAATTCCTTATAGTGCTGATTTAAAAGCATTTTTAGATGGTATTGATAGAATACAAGTAGAAACTTTTGAAAATAACAAATTAGCATTATATACTACTTATGAAATAAATCATAAAACTCAACAAATAACTGTTAAAAATGGTCTAAATGCAAAAGTGACTATAACAAAAGCAGTTTTATCAATTAATGGTTTAAATGGTACAATGGAAACATACTATGAAAATGGAAAAGTTAACCAAAAAGTAGCTATCAAAAATGGATTATTTAATGGTAAAGTTGAAAAATTCTCTGATAAGAGTGGAAAGCTTGTTGGAACAGGAATAATGAAAGATGGATTACCAGATGGAGAATTTGTTGAATATGATGAAGCTGGAAAAGTAATATCAAAAGCAAAATATAAAGATGGTAAAGAAGTAAAATAA
- a CDS encoding type II toxin-antitoxin system RelB/DinJ family antitoxin: MAILTIKVDDNILEEAKRIFDEIGLDTNRAINTFLKKCISENAIPFDLTISNNGNWTKMLEKNVEKEETRKVEKTKTNLDEDIEELVYEGLDV, encoded by the coding sequence ATGGCAATTTTAACAATAAAAGTTGATGATAACATTTTAGAAGAAGCAAAGAGAATTTTTGATGAAATAGGATTAGATACAAATAGAGCTATAAATACTTTTTTAAAAAAATGTATTTCTGAAAATGCAATTCCCTTTGATTTAACAATTTCTAATAATGGAAATTGGACTAAAATGTTAGAAAAGAATGTAGAAAAAGAAGAAACTAGAAAAGTTGAAAAAACCAAAACTAATCTTGATGAGGATATTGAAGAATTAGTATATGAAGGTTTAGATGTTTAA
- a CDS encoding flavodoxin family protein: protein MKTLIVYSTISGNTKSVCERIYGALNTEKEIKNVKDIKNLQINNYDNFIIGFWCDKGTMDKDSIDFLKTLNNQNIYFVGTLGADPDSGHWSDVFENAKKLCSENNNFKDGLLIWGRISQEMQDMMKNFPASHPHAVTPERLARWEAASTHPDENDFKKAEEFFSNLLNN from the coding sequence ATGAAAACATTAATAGTTTATTCCACAATTAGTGGTAATACCAAATCTGTATGTGAAAGAATATATGGTGCTTTAAATACAGAAAAAGAAATAAAAAATGTTAAGGATATTAAAAATTTACAAATAAACAATTATGATAATTTTATAATAGGTTTTTGGTGTGATAAAGGAACTATGGATAAAGATTCTATTGATTTTCTAAAAACTTTAAATAATCAAAATATATATTTTGTCGGGACTCTGGGAGCAGACCCAGATTCAGGACATTGGAGTGATGTTTTTGAAAATGCTAAGAAATTATGTTCTGAAAATAATAATTTTAAAGATGGTTTATTAATTTGGGGGAGAATATCTCAAGAAATGCAAGATATGATGAAAAATTTTCCAGCTAGTCACCCTCATGCAGTAACACCTGAAAGATTAGCTAGGTGGGAGGCAGCTTCTACTCATCCAGATGAAAATGATTTTAAAAAAGCTGAAGAATTTTTCTCTAATCTATTAAATAATTAA
- a CDS encoding coproporphyrinogen-III oxidase family protein: MFKIRYKSHHDVGNIISKFTENLKASKNDFLDILNRENKNKQLGIYFHTPYCDKICSFCNMNRKQLDNDLEEYTKYLCEEIKKYGAYEFCKTSEIDVVFFGGGTPTIFKKEQLERILKTLNENFKFAKDYEMTFETTLHNLSFEKLKVMEENGVNRISVGIQTFSNRGRKLLNRTYDKDYVVERLKEIKKRFSGLVCIDIIYNYANQTDEEVLQDADLLAEVGADSASFYSLMIHDGSNISKEREKDKSVYIYNLARDEKLHNLFYNRCIEKGYKLLELTKITNGRDAYKYIRNNNGLRNLLPIGAGAGGHIQDIGAYNMNQQMSFYSKTTEIGHNLSMISGLMQFDKFDLEVIKKYCNEESYKIIYKKLKEFEKEGYIKIENNFAIYQLKGIFWGNSLVADIIEEIGRHL, translated from the coding sequence ATGTTTAAAATAAGATATAAATCACATCATGATGTAGGAAATATTATTTCTAAATTTACTGAAAATCTAAAAGCAAGTAAAAATGATTTTTTAGATATACTTAATAGAGAAAATAAAAATAAACAGTTAGGAATATATTTTCATACACCTTATTGTGACAAAATTTGTTCTTTTTGTAATATGAATAGAAAACAACTTGATAATGATTTAGAGGAATATACAAAATATCTATGTGAAGAAATTAAAAAGTATGGAGCTTATGAATTTTGTAAAACCAGTGAAATAGATGTTGTTTTTTTTGGTGGAGGAACTCCTACAATATTTAAAAAAGAGCAATTAGAAAGAATATTAAAAACTTTAAATGAAAATTTTAAATTTGCAAAAGATTATGAAATGACTTTTGAAACAACTTTACATAATTTGAGTTTTGAGAAACTAAAAGTTATGGAGGAAAATGGAGTAAATAGAATAAGTGTAGGAATACAAACTTTTTCTAACAGAGGAAGAAAACTTTTGAATAGAACTTATGATAAGGATTATGTTGTAGAAAGATTAAAAGAAATTAAAAAAAGATTTTCTGGACTTGTTTGTATAGATATAATTTATAACTATGCTAATCAAACAGATGAAGAAGTTTTACAAGATGCAGATTTATTAGCAGAAGTTGGTGCAGATAGTGCAAGTTTTTACTCTCTTATGATACATGATGGTTCCAATATTTCTAAGGAAAGAGAAAAAGATAAATCAGTATATATTTATAATTTGGCAAGAGATGAGAAGCTACATAATCTTTTTTATAATAGATGTATTGAAAAAGGCTATAAACTTTTAGAGTTAACAAAAATAACTAATGGTAGAGATGCTTATAAATATATAAGAAATAATAATGGTTTAAGAAATCTATTGCCTATTGGAGCAGGAGCAGGTGGACATATTCAAGACATAGGAGCTTATAATATGAATCAACAAATGAGCTTTTACTCTAAAACAACTGAAATTGGTCATAATCTTTCTATGATTTCAGGTTTAATGCAATTTGATAAATTTGATTTAGAAGTGATAAAAAAATATTGTAACGAAGAAAGTTATAAAATTATTTATAAGAAATTAAAAGAATTTGAAAAAGAAGGATATATAAAAATTGAAAATAATTTTGCTATATATCAATTAAAAGGAATTTTTTGGGGAAATAGCCTGGTAGCAGATATTATTGAAGAGATTGGGAGGCATTTATGA
- a CDS encoding ABC transporter ATP-binding protein, whose product MAIINIEKLNYSYGKKEVLKELSLNIDENKLTGIIGPNGCGKSTLAKNIIRYINGKFEYFKIMDIDIRQLSHKKIAQLISYIPQKSTIISNISVFDYVLLGRFPLLKNSWDNYSEKDYEIVENNISLLNIEELRDRNVETLSGGELQKALLARALAQEAKILLLDEPTSALDLNNAVEFMKILKNISIKKEISVIIIIHDLNLASLFCDSLIILKDGKFIEKGSPKEVINEKNIKSIYNLDCKVCYNENDKPYIIPKT is encoded by the coding sequence ATGGCTATTATAAACATAGAAAAACTCAATTATTCCTATGGAAAAAAAGAAGTTCTAAAAGAATTAAGTTTAAACATAGATGAAAATAAATTGACTGGAATAATTGGACCAAATGGTTGTGGAAAGTCAACATTGGCTAAAAATATTATTAGATATATAAATGGTAAATTTGAATATTTTAAAATAATGGATATTGATATAAGGCAACTTAGTCATAAAAAAATAGCTCAACTTATTTCATATATTCCACAAAAGAGTACAATAATTTCAAATATTTCTGTTTTTGATTATGTCTTATTGGGAAGATTTCCTTTATTAAAAAATTCTTGGGATAATTATTCTGAAAAAGATTATGAAATTGTTGAAAATAATATTAGTTTATTAAATATTGAAGAATTAAGAGATAGAAATGTTGAAACTCTGTCAGGTGGAGAATTACAAAAAGCATTATTGGCAAGAGCTTTGGCACAAGAAGCAAAAATTTTACTTTTAGATGAACCTACTTCTGCACTTGATTTGAATAATGCAGTTGAATTTATGAAAATTTTAAAAAATATTTCTATAAAAAAAGAAATATCAGTGATTATTATTATTCATGATTTGAATTTGGCTTCATTATTTTGTGATAGTTTAATAATTTTAAAAGATGGAAAATTTATAGAAAAAGGAAGTCCAAAAGAAGTAATAAATGAGAAAAATATTAAATCTATTTATAATTTAGATTGTAAAGTTTGCTATAATGAAAATGATAAACCTTATATAATACCAAAAACATAG